Genomic window (Vigna unguiculata cultivar IT97K-499-35 chromosome 10, ASM411807v1, whole genome shotgun sequence):
AGTTTAAAGAGAGATGCTGAAGATATCTAAAAGCACTCATGTGGATGTGAGGTGCACTTTAGTGGCTTCTTTCTTTTGGAAGCAGGAAATTGCGGTGATTATTCTAATGCATGGTGCATTTTAGTGGTGGTAAACAAGATTAAAATCCTCAGGCTTGAATGTGATTTCCATTTCCTTAATTCTAGTGTAAATTTTAAGATACAGATCCTATTGGTCATTAACAACGATAAATAATGAAACTATAGGCACAAGGCAAGAATAACAGATTCTGCAAGCTAACCTGTCAGCCCCTTTGCACATAAGAAAGACAGTGCCCTCCTCATCACGCACGATCACTGACATACGTTTTCTTTTACTAGTAAAATCCAGCAGATTCAAAAGTTTGTACTCTCTGTAGAATTCACCCAAAAGTACATAAGTAGGGGGCAAATcgtttgaaaaaatttaaaagcaaAAGCAAGTTTTGGAACTTCTCTGATTCAGGCTGACCTGGAGGGGGAAGTAGAAGAACATAAGATTTTTTTGTGAGTACTGACCTTTCAACCACTTGTCTAGAAGCAGAAAACTTTTCACGTACAAAAATACTTGATTGAGTCCTTCTGCAAAACTCAAAGCCAAATTCTCTTGCTGCTACAAGAAAAGCCCCTTCATCGGGTGACTCGGCTTCATACGTATAAACACCGGTCTCCTCATTCAGTTCAGGAATGGCAGTGTGGCAAACTGCTAGGATTCGGAAGAACATCAAAAGGTCGTCAGCATTGGGCTCTTTCAACCAATTACAATTCATGAGACGGTCGTCTTCAAAACCAAATCCCTTTATGGCATGCTTTTGATCCTCGTCTCCTTTGGAAGTAACAACAGCCTCCAGTCcaatttcttcatcttttttaaCATCATCCCATGAAACTCGCACTTTCGCCTTAGGCAGGGGAAAATTGGAAAGATCTGAATCAGGTTCCTCAGTATCAGAAGCCATCTGCTTTGCAGCAGCAAGTTCAACATCACTGGGACGCACACCATATGCAATACCAGCAATGGAGCACTTCAAAAAGTCCATCTGATTGCAGGTCAAAGTTCCAGTTTTATCTGACAAGATAGTATCTACCTGACCCAACTCttcattcaaatttgaagtCCGTGCATCAGCCGGAGTTCCAGTATCGTCATCATACATTTGAATGTCTTGGTTGATGAAGGTAGCCTGTAAAACCTTTACTACCTCGATGGAAACATAAAGTGAAATGGGTATCAAATATCCATAAAGAATGAGCGCAGTAATCAGATGACTCATTCCAGCTACTCCAATTTTGTTGGGATCATACTGGTATTCTATATTGTCCGGCCTTAAATACCACCAACTTGGGGTTTGGTACTTAGTCTTGATGACAAATCCTATGGAACTAATAACAGATATCAAAATAAGGACAGTGAAGAGGGTGTATATAATATAATCCATCTTCTTTTCTATTGTGCTTCGTTTGGAAGGAGATTTTGTAGAATTTTGCATGACTTTGCTGTCATGACCAGTGAAAATGGCCACCCCATAGATGTACTCAGTGTTCCTGAGCTTAGAATCTCGGAGAAGAATTTGACTAGGATCAAGAGGATAAATCTGGCGCTCATACTCTAAGTTTCCAACAAATGTATAAAGATTCGGGTTTGGGTCTTCACAACGTATTGTTCCAGTGAAATCTTTAAAAACTTCGTCATTGTCTAGATTCAAGGTAGACTCCAAAGATCGTTTCACCTTCAAGTTTGTCTCACCATCTAAATTCATAGTCTCCACATAGCATATACCATCCTCATAACTCGATGACAGCAGAAGCAAATCAGCTGGAAAAAATTGATCCTTTTGCACTTTTACCACATCCCCAACCATAATGGTCTGCCACGACCTGGGACTAAAACTACCCTCGCTTTTATGACGATTAACCTTTCGGCGATTAACTTTGACATCCTGAACGAACCTACGAGAATCTTCCAATGCTTCCTTTGCCATACTGAGCCCCACAACAAATGCCAAAGGAGCAATCATGCTCAGTGGGCTGAAAGGTGAAATTGGAGAGGCCGAGAGACACGCAGCCAAAAGGAAGTATATATTAGCAACCCTACGGAATTGTTCAAAGAGTGCCTTGGGGACAAACGTAAGAACATTGTACTTAGTCGTGGATATATCATTCCTGCAGTAATATAGAGGCTTCCTTTCATGAAGAAGAGGCTGATTGCAATACACAGTACGCGAAAACCCGGGACCTTGAAGTGGATGAGGTGCATCCTCAAGAGTAGAAGGCTTAAGGCAACCAAATGTGTAAAGATTGCTCCTCCGGAGCCTCGCCCTTATCCTCCCCCGTGTCATTTAACCAGAATTCAGCTCAATGTAGAGTTATATTTAACTTAACACATTCCCAGCAACAAGGAAACCCAAATCTCTTGAACCATCAACCTGCCCCTTGTCCTCAATTTGTTCTCTTAAAACCtaccaaaacataaaaaacccAGAATTATTCACCAAGATCACATAAACACTGATCATTGCAAGCATCATACTACTAAATccacaataaattataaatcaaaaGTGCAAGTACTCAATCCCAAGAACAAGAAACGGAATACACGCAAACAATAAAATGTGAAACCAGAAAATGCACAAACATTCcaacataaattcaaatttaaacccACGACATTCTCCgatgtcatattttttttttaaacaaaaata
Coding sequences:
- the LOC114166745 gene encoding probable phospholipid-transporting ATPase 4 isoform X2 is translated as MTRGRIRARLRRSNLYTFGCLKPSTLEDAPHPLQGPGFSRTVYCNQPLLHERKPLYYCRNDISTTKYNVLTFVPKALFEQFRRVANIYFLLAACLSASPISPFSPLSMIAPLAFVVGLSMAKEALEDSRRFVQDVKVNRRKVNRHKSEGSFSPRSWQTIMVGDVVKVQKDQFFPADLLLLSSSYEDGICYVETMNLDGETNLKVKRSLESTLNLDNDEVFKDFTGTIRCEDPNPNLYTFVGNLEYERQIYPLDPSQILLRDSKLRNTEYIYGVAIFTGHDSKVMQNSTKSPSKRSTIEKKMDYIIYTLFTVLILISVISSIGFVIKTKYQTPSWWYLRPDNIEYQYDPNKIGVAGMSHLITALILYGYLIPISLYVSIEVVKVLQATFINQDIQMYDDDTGTPADARTSNLNEELGQVDTILSDKTGTLTCNQMDFLKCSIAGIAYGVRPSDVELAAAKQMASDTEEPDSDLSNFPLPKAKVRVSWDDVKKDEEIGLEAVVTSKGDEDQKHAIKGFGFEDDRLMNCNWLKEPNADDLLMFFRILAVCHTAIPELNEETGVYTYEAESPDEGAFLVAAREFGFEFCRRTQSSIFVREKFSASRQVVEREYKLLNLLDFTSKRKRMSVIVRDEEGTVFLMCKGADSIIFDRMSKNGKKYLEATTKHLNEYGEAGLRTLALAYRKLEEQEFSAWNNEFQKAKASVGAERDSMLERVSDMMEKELILVGATAVEDKLQKGVPQCIDNLAQAGLKIWVLTGDKMETAINIGFACSLLRQGMKQICITTPVTDSVTSDVKQAIKDNIANQLTNASQMIKLEKDPHAAFALIIDGKTLTYTLEDDMKLQFLALAVDCASVICCRVSPKQKALVTRLVKQGSGKTTLAIGDGANDVGMIQEADIGVGISGVEGMQAVMASDFAIAQFRFLERLLVVHGHWCYKRIAQMICYFFYKNIAFGLTIFYFEAFTGFSGQSVYDDWYMILFNVVLTSLPVISLGVFEQDVPSEVCLQFPALYQQGPRNLFFDWYRILGWMGNGLYSSLIIFFLVVTIFYDQAFRSDGQIADMAVVGTTMFTCIVCAVNCQIALTMSHFTWIQHLFVWGSISTWYIFLILYGMLTPELSKSAYQILAEALGPAPNYWITTILATVACNLPYFVHISYQRCFYPMDHHIIQEIKYYKKDIEDQHMWTRERSKARQETKIGFTARVEAKIRQLKGRLQKKQASIAISAPSPS
- the LOC114166745 gene encoding probable phospholipid-transporting ATPase 4 isoform X1, which encodes MTRGRIRARLRRSNLYTFGCLKPSTLEDAPHPLQGPGFSRTVYCNQPLLHERKPLYYCRNDISTTKYNVLTFVPKALFEQFRRVANIYFLLAACLSASPISPFSPLSMIAPLAFVVGLSMAKEALEDSRRFVQDVKVNRRKVNRHKSEGSFSPRSWQTIMVGDVVKVQKDQFFPADLLLLSSSYEDGICYVETMNLDGETNLKVKRSLESTLNLDNDEVFKDFTGTIRCEDPNPNLYTFVGNLEYERQIYPLDPSQILLRDSKLRNTEYIYGVAIFTGHDSKVMQNSTKSPSKRSTIEKKMDYIIYTLFTVLILISVISSIGFVIKTKYQTPSWWYLRPDNIEYQYDPNKIGVAGMSHLITALILYGYLIPISLYVSIEVVKVLQATFINQDIQMYDDDTGTPADARTSNLNEELGQVDTILSDKTGTLTCNQMDFLKCSIAGIAYGVRPSDVELAAAKQMASDTEEPDSDLSNFPLPKAKVRVSWDDVKKDEEIGLEAVVTSKGDEDQKHAIKGFGFEDDRLMNCNWLKEPNADDLLMFFRILAVCHTAIPELNEETGVYTYEAESPDEGAFLVAAREFGFEFCRRTQSSIFVREKFSASRQVVEREYKLLNLLDFTSKRKRMSVIVRDEEGTVFLMCKGADSIIFDRMSKNGKKYLEATTKHLNEYGEAGLRTLALAYRKLEEQEFSAWNNEFQKAKASVGAERDSMLERVSDMMEKELILVGATAVEDKLQKGVPQCIDNLAQAGLKIWVLTGDKMETAINIGFACSLLRQGMKQICITTPVTDSVTSDVKQFFCLTPQAIKDNIANQLTNASQMIKLEKDPHAAFALIIDGKTLTYTLEDDMKLQFLALAVDCASVICCRVSPKQKALVTRLVKQGSGKTTLAIGDGANDVGMIQEADIGVGISGVEGMQAVMASDFAIAQFRFLERLLVVHGHWCYKRIAQMICYFFYKNIAFGLTIFYFEAFTGFSGQSVYDDWYMILFNVVLTSLPVISLGVFEQDVPSEVCLQFPALYQQGPRNLFFDWYRILGWMGNGLYSSLIIFFLVVTIFYDQAFRSDGQIADMAVVGTTMFTCIVCAVNCQIALTMSHFTWIQHLFVWGSISTWYIFLILYGMLTPELSKSAYQILAEALGPAPNYWITTILATVACNLPYFVHISYQRCFYPMDHHIIQEIKYYKKDIEDQHMWTRERSKARQETKIGFTARVEAKIRQLKGRLQKKQASIAISAPSPS